Proteins found in one Quercus robur chromosome 2, dhQueRobu3.1, whole genome shotgun sequence genomic segment:
- the LOC126695618 gene encoding uncharacterized protein LOC126695618, producing MNCHLIRHVGKEPNSTHKITVKCFEDLKNYSRHIDKLIEKQTSKELENNQLRLKTSIECARWLVFQACAFRGHDESLDSKNRGNFIELIKFTSTFNDKVASVVLENAPGNAKYTSPTIQKEILHILASNVRNAIREEIGDAKFCILVDEARDELKKEQMAIILRFVDKEGFIKECFFHVVHVRDTTALTLKNEICAVLSRYNLHIENIRGQGYDGASNMRGEWNGLQALFLKDCPYAYYVHCIAHRLQLALVTTSREVKDVHQFFDHLVNIINIVVGSSKRNDELQHAQAE from the coding sequence ATGAATTGTCATTTAATTCGTCATGTAGGGAAAGAACCAAACTCCACACATAAAATTACTGTGAAATGTTTTGAAGATTTAAAGAATTATTCACGACATATTGACAAGCTAATTGAGAAACAAACGTCAAAAGAATTAGAGAATAATCAATTGCGGCTCAAAACCTCAATAGAGTGTGCTCGATGGCTAGTATTCCAAGCTTGTGCTTTTAGAGGTCATGATGAAAGCCTTGATTCAAAAAATAGaggtaattttattgaattgataAAATTCACATCAACTTTCAATGACAAAGTAGCTAGTGTTGTCTTGGAAAATGCTCCAGGAAATGCCAAATATACATCACCCACAATTCAAAAGGAGATTTTGCATATTCTTGCTAGTAATGTGCGAAATGCTATTCGTGAAGAAATTGGGGatgcaaaattttgcattcttgtTGATGAAGCCCGGGATGAGTTGAAGAAAGAGCAAATGGCCATCATTTTGAGGTTTGTTGATAAAGAAGGTTTCATTAAAGAGTGTTTCTTTCATGTTGTGCATGTTAGAGACACTACTGCATTGACTTTAAAGAATGAGATATGTGCTGTCCTTTCTCGTTACAACCTCCACATTGAAAATATTCGAGGTCAAGGATATGATGGGGCTAGTAACATGCGTGGTGAATGGAATGGATTACAAGctctttttcttaaagattGCCCATATGCTTATTATGTACATTGTATAGCTCATAGGTTGCAATTAGCTCTAGTTACAACATCTAGAGAAGTAAAAGATGTTCATCAATTCTTTGATCATTTGGTTAATATTATCAATATTGTTGTTGGTTCTAGTAAGCGTAATGATGAATTGCAACATGCTCAAGCAGAATAA